The Verrucomicrobiota bacterium JB022 genome contains a region encoding:
- a CDS encoding elongation factor Tu has translation MSKATFERTKPHVNVGTIGHIDHGKTTTTTAILKVQADKGLAQFKSYADIAKGGTVRDETKTVTIAVAHVEYESDNRHYAHVDCPGHADYVKNMITGAAQMDGAILVVEAPSGPMPQTREHILLARQVGVPKIVVFLNKCDLVDDEELIELVEMEIQELLAKYEFEEDSPIIRGSALGAINNPEGPEAACIQELMDALDAWIPEPERLTEQDFLMPIEDVFSISGRGTVVTGRVERGILKTGDEIEIVGIKETTKTTCTGVEMFRKLLDEGRAG, from the coding sequence ATGTCTAAGGCAACATTCGAACGCACCAAGCCGCACGTCAACGTCGGCACCATCGGTCACATTGACCACGGTAAGACGACGACGACCACCGCGATCCTGAAAGTCCAAGCCGATAAGGGCCTGGCTCAGTTCAAGTCGTATGCGGATATCGCCAAGGGCGGCACGGTCCGGGACGAAACCAAGACCGTTACCATCGCCGTCGCTCACGTGGAATACGAAAGTGACAACCGTCACTACGCCCACGTTGACTGCCCGGGCCATGCTGACTACGTTAAAAACATGATCACCGGTGCTGCCCAGATGGACGGCGCGATTCTGGTGGTTGAAGCTCCGTCCGGCCCGATGCCGCAGACCCGTGAGCACATCCTCCTGGCCCGCCAGGTTGGTGTTCCGAAAATCGTTGTTTTCCTCAACAAATGTGACCTGGTTGATGACGAAGAGCTGATTGAGCTGGTTGAAATGGAAATTCAGGAACTCCTCGCCAAGTATGAGTTCGAAGAAGATTCTCCGATCATCCGCGGTTCTGCTCTGGGTGCTATCAACAACCCGGAAGGTCCGGAAGCTGCCTGCATCCAGGAGCTCATGGATGCTCTGGACGCATGGATTCCGGAACCGGAACGTCTGACGGAACAGGACTTCCTGATGCCGATCGAAGACGTATTCTCCATCTCCGGTCGCGGTACCGTAGTCACCGGCCGTGTCGAGCGCGGTATCCTGAAAACCGGCGACGAAATCGAAATCGTCGGCATCAAGGAAACCACCAAGACCACCTGTACCGGTGTTGAAATGTTCCGCAAACTGCTGGACGAAGGCCGTGCCGGC